A DNA window from Engystomops pustulosus chromosome 6, aEngPut4.maternal, whole genome shotgun sequence contains the following coding sequences:
- the LOC140065160 gene encoding E3 ubiquitin/ISG15 ligase TRIM25-like, translating into MSFNDLKNELCCSICLNTYIEPVTLQCGHSFCAPCIGQVLDRQELSGAYFCPMCRERFKIRPVPHKNTTLCNVVKYLESVSPEQSVDGILCTYCIGTQVPAAKSCLLCEASLCTSHLRVHTQSPEHVLVAPTIFPQNRKCTIHSEVLHYFSPEDVTCVYCMAQKSRQASRPARPSENQDVKKILEKLDLEREAIVENIQSLLIDRQVARRTADNYTRNIRLFFRKLRNNLSDLEKRLLNETTRQEEQVYVSLDELMSRLEGKKNHLSKQIGCIKEICSKTGSFPVPDSDTDDLGDEEETDREYQMPEERLHVDQFIPILISETLKRGLHDIFSNIKTLYPGTEAVDLTLDANTAGQDILVSRDMKSASWSRVKQKPKKNPERFQIFNQVLSAEIFTPGIYYWEIETCGSKIWRMGVAYPSLHRRDLTSRIGDNRKSWCLCRFREEYSVRHDKKKTTLSSKVMSSRLAVYLDSLAGTLSFYELGDPIQQLYTFTTTFSEPLYAAFYLGGKGKLQIWEAP; encoded by the coding sequence ATGTCATTCAACGACCTGAAAAATGAGCTGTGCTGCTCGATCTGCCTGAACACCTACATAGAACCAGTGACCCTGCAGTGTGGACACAGTTTCTGCGCCCCATGTATCGGACAAGTACTGGACAGACAAGAGTTATCGGGGGCATATTTCTGCCCCATGTGTAGGGAAAGATTTAAGATAAGACCCGTCCCTCACAAGAACACAACCTTGTGTAACGTGGTGAAATACTTGGAGTCAGTCTCGCCGGAACAGTCCGTAGACGGCATCCTCTGCACTTATTGTATTGGGACACAGGTGCCTGCTGCTAAATCCTGCCTCTTATGTGAGGCTTCACTGTGTACTAGTCACCTCCGCGTACACACTCAGTCACCCGAACATGTCCTCGTTGCTCCCACAATCTTTCCCCAAAATAGAAAATGTACAATCCATAGTGAAGTCCTGCATTATTTTAGTCCCGAAGATGTGACTTGTGTTTACTGCATGGCACAGAAGAGTCGTCAGGCTTCACGACCAGCCAGACCTAGCGAGAACCAAGACGTGAAAAAAATCCTTGAGAAGCTTGATCTAGAGAGAGAAGCCATAGTAGAAAACATCCAGAGCCTTCTAATCGACAGACAAGTTGCACGCAGAACTGCGGATAATTACACTCgtaatatcaggttatttttcagAAAACTTAGAAATAATCTATCCGACCTAGAGAAGCGCCTCCTCAATGAGACCACGAGACAGGAGGAGCAAGTTTATGTCTCACTCGATGAGCTCATGAGCCGACTGGAAGGAAAAAAGAATCATCTTTCCAAGCAGATTGGGTGCATCAAGGAGATCTGCAGTAAGACTGGAAGCTTTCCGGTACCGGATTCTGACACGGATGACCTCGGGGATGAGGAAGAGACTGATAGGGAATATCAGATGCCGGAAGAGAGGCTTCATGTAGACCAGTTCATCCCCATCCTCATTTCAGAGACCTTGAAGAGGGGCTTGCATGATATTTTTAGCAACATTAAGACTCTCTATCCTGGCACCGAGGCTGTAGACCTGACACTAGATGCAAACACAGCTGGACAGGACATACTTGTATCCAGAGACATGAAATCCGCATCGTGGTCCAGAGTAAAGCAAAAACCCAAGAAAAATCCAGAGAGATTTCAGATTTTTAACCAGGTGTTGAGCGCTGAGATCTTCACCCCAGGGATATATTACTGGGAAATTGAGACATGTGGTAGCAAGATCTGGAGAATGGGAGTGGCTTATCCAAGTTTACACAGGAGAGACCTAACGTCTAGGATCGGAGACAACAGGAAATCCTGGTGCCTGTGTCGATTTAGGGAGGAGTATTCTGTAAGACACGACAAGAAGAAGACCACGTTGTCCAGTAAGGTGATGTCCTCCAGGCTTGCAGTATATCTGGACAGCTTGGCCGGGACACTTTCCTTTTACGAACTCGGTGATCCCATTCAGCAGCTCTACACCTTCACCACCACGTTCTCAGAACCTCTCTATGCTGCCTTCTATCTCGGAGGTAAAGGCAAGTTACAAATTTGGGAGGCACCCTAA